A genomic segment from Rhodospirillum centenum SW encodes:
- the nifU gene encoding Fe-S cluster assembly protein NifU, which translates to MWDYTDKVKAYFFEPKNAGVLADANAVGEVGSLTCGDALKLMLKVDPATEVIQDARFQTFGCGSAIASSSALTELVIGRTLDDAARLTNQDIAAFLGGLPAQKMHCSVMGAEALHAAIAHYRGVAIDDDHDEGALICKCFAVDEPMLRRAVRTNRLTSMEQVTFYTKAGGSCGACNERMEEVLAAVNAEMVAEGLLGAAEAFAGAPARPALKPAGALVSLSPPVKAVPTAPPAKPAPPALAPAPVTPGPKLTLVQRIRLIEEAIAEARPTFLADGGDCELVDVDGRHVHVRLTGACAGCRMARMTVDGLAARVTEKLGAPVIVIPV; encoded by the coding sequence ATGTGGGACTACACGGACAAGGTCAAGGCGTACTTCTTCGAGCCGAAGAACGCGGGCGTCCTGGCCGACGCCAACGCGGTGGGCGAGGTGGGGTCGCTGACCTGCGGCGATGCGCTGAAGCTGATGCTGAAGGTGGACCCGGCGACGGAGGTGATCCAGGACGCCCGCTTCCAGACCTTCGGCTGCGGCTCGGCCATCGCCTCCTCCTCCGCCCTGACCGAACTGGTCATCGGCCGCACCCTGGACGACGCCGCCCGGCTGACCAACCAGGACATCGCCGCCTTCCTCGGCGGGCTGCCGGCGCAGAAGATGCACTGCTCCGTCATGGGGGCGGAGGCGCTGCACGCCGCCATCGCCCACTACCGTGGCGTGGCGATCGACGACGACCACGACGAGGGCGCCCTGATCTGCAAGTGCTTCGCCGTGGACGAGCCGATGCTGCGCCGGGCGGTGCGGACGAACCGGCTGACCAGCATGGAGCAGGTCACCTTCTACACCAAGGCGGGCGGGAGCTGCGGCGCCTGCAACGAGCGGATGGAGGAGGTGCTGGCCGCGGTGAACGCCGAGATGGTGGCCGAGGGCCTGCTCGGCGCGGCGGAGGCCTTCGCCGGCGCCCCGGCCCGGCCCGCGCTGAAGCCGGCCGGCGCGCTCGTCTCCCTGTCGCCGCCGGTGAAGGCGGTTCCCACGGCGCCCCCCGCGAAACCCGCGCCGCCGGCGCTGGCGCCGGCCCCCGTGACGCCGGGGCCGAAGCTGACCCTGGTGCAGCGCATCCGCCTGATCGAGGAGGCCATCGCCGAGGCCCGCCCGACCTTCCTGGCCGACGGCGGCGACTGCGAGCTGGTCGATGTGGACGGCCGCCATGTCCATGTCCGGCTCACCGGCGCCTGCGCCGGCTGCCGCATGGCCCGGATGACCGTCGATGGCCTTGCCGCCCGGGTGACGGAGAAGCTGGGCGCCCCCGTCATCGTGATTCCGGTCTGA
- a CDS encoding HesB/IscA family protein, which produces MVALTDSAVQAARTAVEAAAGQAAGLRIMVRPAGCAGLQFGLQLEEGPGDADAVIRFEGLDVYVDQDSVPLLDAVTVDFVERLEGAGFVFENAAPGGGCTCSTRSCH; this is translated from the coding sequence ATGGTGGCACTCACGGACAGCGCGGTACAGGCGGCCCGCACGGCCGTGGAGGCCGCCGCCGGACAGGCGGCCGGCCTCAGGATCATGGTGCGCCCGGCGGGTTGCGCCGGTCTCCAGTTCGGACTGCAACTGGAGGAGGGGCCGGGCGACGCCGACGCCGTGATCCGGTTCGAGGGGCTGGACGTCTATGTCGATCAGGATTCCGTGCCGCTGCTCGACGCGGTGACGGTGGATTTCGTCGAGCGGCTGGAGGGGGCGGGCTTCGTCTTCGAGAACGCCGCCCCCGGCGGCGGCTGCACCTGTTCCACGAGATCCTGCCACTGA
- a CDS encoding nitrogen fixation protein NifQ — MPPPYGPDLSPCGADSLDTYLFGRILALAATAPARPLTAATGLTRAALERLLRRHLPDRLALLDAVPPDAGTGEDAPEEPDLRQLLLEHGATGAEEEVWLAAIVARRSLEPNHLWQDLGLASRADLNALFRRHFPALVRRNAGDMKWKKFFYRELCRREGMLICKSPNCEVCTDVHACFGQEDGPALLTGLWR, encoded by the coding sequence ATGCCGCCGCCCTATGGACCCGACCTGTCCCCGTGCGGGGCGGACAGCCTCGACACCTACCTGTTCGGACGCATCCTCGCCCTGGCGGCGACGGCCCCGGCCCGCCCGCTGACGGCGGCGACGGGCCTGACGCGCGCGGCGCTGGAGCGGCTGCTCCGCCGCCATCTGCCGGACCGGCTGGCGCTGCTGGACGCTGTGCCCCCGGATGCCGGCACCGGGGAGGACGCGCCGGAGGAGCCGGACCTGCGCCAGCTTCTCCTGGAGCACGGGGCCACCGGGGCGGAGGAGGAGGTCTGGCTGGCGGCCATCGTCGCCCGCCGGTCGCTGGAGCCGAACCATCTCTGGCAGGATCTGGGGCTGGCCAGCCGCGCCGACCTGAACGCCCTGTTCCGCCGCCACTTCCCCGCCCTGGTCCGGCGCAATGCGGGCGACATGAAGTGGAAGAAGTTCTTCTACCGCGAACTCTGCCGGCGCGAAGGCATGCTGATCTGCAAATCCCCCAACTGCGAGGTCTGCACCGATGTCCATGCCTGCTTCGGGCAGGAGGACGGGCCGGCGCTGCTGACGGGGCTCTGGCGCTGA
- the fdxB gene encoding ferredoxin III, nif-specific: protein MAVFLTRGGAPWTPAYLLSIDQTKCIGCGRCFKVCSRAVMSLKGVTEDDELVDADPDGDDDEEFLRKVMVVADAGNCIGCGACARVCPKGCQKHGEA from the coding sequence ATGGCGGTGTTCCTGACCCGCGGCGGCGCTCCCTGGACGCCCGCCTACCTTCTCTCCATCGACCAGACGAAGTGCATCGGCTGCGGCCGTTGCTTCAAGGTGTGCAGCCGCGCCGTCATGAGCCTGAAGGGCGTGACGGAGGATGACGAGCTGGTGGACGCCGATCCCGACGGCGACGACGACGAGGAGTTCCTGCGCAAGGTCATGGTCGTGGCCGATGCCGGCAACTGCATCGGCTGCGGCGCCTGCGCCCGCGTCTGTCCCAAGGGCTGCCAGAAGCACGGGGAGGCGTAG
- a CDS encoding IS630 family transposase (programmed frameshift) — translation MPAALPIREDLSASELRALARRESKGRVAARMFAIAHALEGVSRAEAARLAGMDRQALRDAVVRYNAEGVAGLYDRPLPGRPEWLSEGEQATLKAIILAGPDPKRHGCVEWTLPILCEVIAERFAKTLHPASLSRIVRRLNLSKQKTRPRHPQSDAKTQAAFKKGLREALKAAGAAHPERRLQLWFQDEARIGQKGRTAHRWWERGQRPLGLCDKRFTSAWLYAAVCPASGADFALVMPTVSTAVMSLFLDGFSRSLEPDVQAVLVLDQAGWHGARALVVPDNITLVPLPPYSPELNPVERVWLYLRERFLSHQILDDYDAVVQACCDAWNALTATPERLRSLTSYPWLPCVNA, via the exons ATGCCAGCGGCGTTGCCGATCCGGGAAGACCTGAGCGCCAGCGAATTGCGTGCCCTGGCGCGGCGGGAGAGCAAAGGGCGGGTGGCGGCGCGGATGTTCGCGATCGCCCATGCCTTGGAGGGGGTGAGCCGGGCGGAAGCGGCGCGGCTGGCCGGCATGGACCGCCAAGCCCTGCGCGACGCGGTTGTGCGCTACAACGCGGAAGGCGTAGCCGGGCTCTACGACCGCCCGCTGCCCGGCCGGCCGGAGTGGCTGAGCGAAGGCGAGCAGGCGACGCTCAAGGCCATCATCCTCGCCGGCCCCGATCCCAAGCGGCATGGCTGCGTGGAATGGACCCTGCCGATCCTGTGCGAGGTGATCGCCGAACGCTTCGCCAAGACGCTGCATCCGGCCAGCCTGTCGCGCATCGTCCGCCGGCTCAACCTGTCGAAGCAGAAGACGCGGCCCCGCCATCCGCAGTCCGACGCCAAGACCCAGGCCGCCTTC AAAAAGGGGCTGCGCGAAGCCCTGAAGGCCGCAGGTGCCGCGCATCCGGAGCGTCGCCTTCAACTCTGGTTCCAGGACGAAGCCCGCATCGGCCAGAAGGGCCGCACCGCACACCGCTGGTGGGAGCGCGGGCAGCGCCCACTCGGGTTGTGCGACAAGCGTTTCACCTCGGCCTGGCTCTACGCCGCCGTCTGCCCAGCCAGCGGCGCCGACTTCGCGCTGGTGATGCCGACCGTCTCCACTGCCGTCATGAGCCTGTTCCTGGACGGCTTCTCCCGGAGCCTGGAACCGGACGTCCAGGCGGTGCTCGTGCTCGATCAGGCCGGCTGGCACGGAGCGCGGGCGCTGGTCGTCCCGGACAACATCACGCTGGTCCCGCTCCCGCCCTACAGCCCCGAACTCAACCCGGTCGAGCGCGTCTGGCTGTACCTGCGCGAGCGCTTTCTGTCCCACCAGATCCTGGACGACTACGACGCCGTCGTCCAAGCCTGCTGCGACGCCTGGAACGCCCTCACCGCCACACCAGAACGTCTACGCTCCCTCACCAGCTATCCGTGGCTCCCATGTGTCAATGCTTAG
- a CDS encoding macro domain-containing protein: MTMIRYTTGDILRADAEAIVNTVNCVGIMGRGIALQFKNAFPANFKAYEAACKRDEVQPGKMFVFDTGTFTNPKYIINFPTKRHWRGKSRMDDIDSGLVALAEEVRQRSIRSIAIPPLGSGLGGLNWEDVRPRIEAALRDLPDLDVIVFEPNNAPVTTKSQEVPTMSPGRAALVVLMNRYLGGLMDPFVTLLELHKLMYFMQEAGEPLRLKYAKAPYGPYAENLRHVLHAVEGHLVSGYADGGDAPDKQLELVPGAVKDAESFLSDKQDTTARLDRVAELVEGFETPFGLELLATVHWVTTRENAISAEDAMAKVYAWNERKKRFSPRQIGIALQTLQNKGWLASA, from the coding sequence ATGACCATGATCAGATATACGACAGGAGACATCTTGAGGGCGGACGCAGAAGCGATCGTCAACACGGTGAACTGCGTCGGCATCATGGGCCGTGGCATCGCTCTTCAGTTCAAGAACGCCTTTCCTGCGAATTTCAAGGCATATGAAGCGGCCTGCAAGCGCGACGAAGTTCAGCCGGGGAAGATGTTCGTCTTCGATACGGGCACCTTCACGAATCCCAAGTACATCATCAATTTTCCGACGAAGCGGCATTGGCGCGGGAAAAGTCGGATGGATGACATCGATTCCGGGCTTGTCGCCCTTGCCGAAGAGGTTCGGCAGCGTAGCATCAGATCAATCGCCATCCCGCCGCTTGGGAGCGGCCTTGGTGGGCTTAACTGGGAGGACGTTCGTCCCCGGATCGAAGCAGCGCTGCGTGACCTACCGGACTTGGACGTTATTGTCTTTGAGCCCAACAATGCGCCGGTCACAACCAAGTCGCAGGAAGTTCCAACGATGAGCCCCGGACGAGCCGCACTGGTGGTTCTGATGAACCGCTATCTTGGCGGACTGATGGACCCGTTCGTAACTCTGCTTGAACTACATAAGCTCATGTACTTCATGCAGGAGGCAGGCGAGCCTCTCCGCCTCAAATACGCGAAGGCACCGTATGGTCCTTATGCCGAGAACTTGCGCCACGTTCTTCATGCGGTCGAGGGGCACCTCGTTTCGGGATATGCCGATGGTGGCGATGCGCCCGACAAGCAGCTTGAGCTGGTCCCCGGCGCGGTGAAGGACGCGGAGTCCTTCTTGTCGGACAAACAGGATACAACTGCTCGGCTTGATCGTGTGGCTGAACTCGTCGAGGGGTTTGAGACACCGTTCGGCCTGGAACTCCTCGCAACTGTGCACTGGGTGACGACACGCGAGAACGCTATTAGCGCGGAGGATGCGATGGCCAAGGTTTATGCGTGGAACGAGCGGAAGAAGCGTTTTTCGCCACGCCAGATCGGCATCGCCCTTCAGACCTTGCAGAACAAGGGGTGGCTCGCGAGCGCCTAA
- a CDS encoding DarT ssDNA thymidine ADP-ribosyltransferase family protein, with protein MPMPSHPKIYHIVHHDRIPSILSDGFLWSDAQMNQRKGTGTTIGMSNIKSRRLNQLRLSCHSGLYVGQCTPFYFCPRSVMLYLIFRRNEELSYKGGQEPIVHLEADLKDAVAWANAHNKRWAFTLSNAGAYYFEDRSDIAALGEINWDAVQARQWSGNGVSRSVKEGKQAEFLVEEAFPWHLIERIGVYSQGVAQRVYAAMNGAGHRPNVEIRREWYY; from the coding sequence ATGCCGATGCCAAGCCACCCCAAGATCTACCACATCGTTCATCATGATCGAATTCCTTCGATCTTGTCAGATGGCTTTCTGTGGTCGGACGCTCAGATGAACCAGCGAAAGGGAACTGGCACCACCATAGGCATGAGCAACATCAAATCTCGCCGTCTCAATCAGCTTCGCCTCTCATGTCACTCAGGCTTGTATGTGGGCCAATGTACACCGTTTTATTTTTGTCCACGATCAGTGATGCTTTACTTGATTTTTCGCCGGAACGAAGAGCTGTCTTATAAGGGCGGCCAGGAGCCGATCGTTCATCTCGAGGCTGATCTTAAAGACGCGGTCGCGTGGGCAAACGCCCATAACAAGCGTTGGGCATTCACGCTGTCCAATGCGGGCGCCTACTACTTTGAGGATCGCTCGGATATTGCCGCCCTTGGCGAGATCAACTGGGATGCTGTCCAAGCTCGCCAGTGGTCTGGTAACGGGGTTTCGCGATCAGTTAAGGAAGGTAAACAAGCCGAGTTTCTCGTCGAAGAGGCCTTTCCTTGGCACCTGATCGAAAGAATCGGCGTCTACTCACAGGGGGTCGCTCAGCGGGTCTATGCTGCAATGAACGGGGCCGGCCACCGGCCGAACGTCGAAATCCGACGTGAATGGTATTACTAA
- a CDS encoding HesB/IscA family protein — protein sequence MSTTLKERPKALTLTDAAAERVRLLMARSSEPILGLRVGVKARGCSGMSYFVEYAKDRKKFEEVVEDKGVTILIDPAATMFLLGSEMDYVEDRFQSGFTFRNPNEKARCGCGESFTV from the coding sequence ATGAGCACGACCCTGAAGGAACGCCCCAAGGCGCTGACGCTGACGGACGCGGCCGCCGAGCGCGTGCGGCTGCTGATGGCGCGCAGCAGCGAGCCGATCCTGGGCCTGCGCGTCGGCGTGAAGGCGCGCGGCTGCTCCGGCATGAGCTATTTCGTCGAATACGCCAAGGACCGGAAGAAGTTCGAGGAGGTGGTGGAGGACAAGGGCGTCACCATCCTGATCGACCCCGCCGCCACCATGTTCCTGCTCGGCTCCGAGATGGACTATGTGGAGGACCGCTTCCAGTCGGGCTTCACCTTCCGCAACCCCAACGAAAAGGCCCGCTGCGGCTGCGGGGAGAGCTTCACGGTGTGA
- a CDS encoding SUF system Fe-S cluster assembly protein: MMMNSMRPIAPGLSMGDPVEIPPEERLPPDAPLHDRVVEALRTVYDPEIPVNIYEMGLVYKCEVDADGDVRIEMTLTAPGCPVAEEMPGTVERAVEAVAGVRSVSVDIVWEPSWHPGMMSDEARVALDMF; the protein is encoded by the coding sequence ATGATGATGAATTCCATGCGGCCGATCGCGCCCGGCCTGTCCATGGGCGACCCGGTGGAGATCCCGCCGGAGGAGCGGCTGCCGCCCGACGCGCCGCTGCACGACCGCGTCGTGGAGGCGCTGCGCACCGTCTACGACCCGGAAATCCCGGTGAACATCTATGAGATGGGCCTTGTCTACAAATGCGAGGTGGACGCCGACGGCGACGTCCGCATCGAGATGACCCTCACCGCCCCCGGCTGTCCCGTGGCGGAGGAGATGCCGGGCACGGTGGAGCGCGCCGTGGAGGCCGTGGCGGGCGTGCGCTCGGTGAGCGTGGACATCGTCTGGGAGCCGTCCTGGCACCCCGGGATGATGAGCGACGAGGCCCGGGTGGCCCTGGACATGTTCTGA
- the sufU gene encoding Fe-S cluster assembly sulfur transfer protein SufU: MFDDLRDLYQEVILDHGRHPRNFGRPATFNRTARGDNPMCGDKITIYLTVSDDGVITDAGFDGRGCAISQASASLMTEILKGRPVAEAEALFGRFHDMCTKDEDQWGTHGPVDEEALDKLQVLSGVREFPMRVKCATLAWHTMHAALQGEGKASSESAGF, from the coding sequence ATGTTCGACGATCTGCGCGATCTGTACCAGGAAGTCATCCTCGACCACGGCCGGCACCCCCGCAACTTCGGCCGGCCGGCCACCTTCAACCGCACGGCGCGGGGCGACAACCCGATGTGCGGCGACAAGATCACCATCTATCTGACGGTCAGCGACGACGGCGTGATCACGGATGCGGGCTTCGACGGGCGCGGCTGCGCCATCAGCCAGGCCAGCGCCAGCCTGATGACGGAGATCCTGAAGGGCAGGCCGGTGGCGGAGGCCGAGGCGCTGTTCGGCCGCTTCCATGACATGTGCACCAAGGACGAGGACCAGTGGGGCACGCACGGCCCCGTGGACGAGGAGGCCCTGGACAAGTTGCAGGTGCTGTCGGGGGTGCGCGAATTCCCCATGCGGGTGAAGTGCGCGACCCTGGCCTGGCACACGATGCACGCGGCCCTTCAGGGCGAAGGCAAGGCATCCAGCGAGAGCGCGGGTTTCTGA
- a CDS encoding cysteine desulfurase, whose protein sequence is MTGATAHRTTPAHDHNAPYDVARVREDFPILTRRIHEKPGRPGKPLVYLDNAASAQKPRAVIEAMTRFLEEDYANVHRGVHFLSQRATDLYEATRDRLARFLNAPSRETIVFTRNATEAFNLVAQSWGRAHLKAGDVVVLSEMEHHANIVPWQLLQAQTGIVLKVVPVLDDGSLDLDALEGLLRDPAVRLLAVSHASNVLGTVNPARQIARMAHERGVPVLFDGSQAAVHMPVDVQAIDADFYVMTGHKLYGPTGIGALYAKAELLAAMPPWQGGGDMISAVSFAGTSFREPPYRFEAGTPPIIEGVGLGAAIDYVTALGMDAILAHEQRLLAHAMDRLSGIEGLRVVGTAPGKAAIISFTIDGIHPHDIGTLLDRAGVAVRVGRHCAEPLMDRFGVGATARASFGLYNTEAEAEALADAVRACKEFFG, encoded by the coding sequence ATGACGGGTGCCACCGCCCACCGCACCACGCCCGCCCACGACCACAACGCGCCCTATGACGTGGCGCGGGTGCGGGAAGATTTCCCGATCCTGACCCGCCGCATCCACGAGAAGCCGGGCCGGCCGGGCAAGCCGCTGGTCTATCTGGACAATGCCGCCTCGGCCCAGAAGCCGCGGGCCGTGATCGAGGCGATGACCCGCTTCCTGGAGGAGGATTATGCCAACGTCCACCGCGGCGTCCATTTCCTCTCGCAGCGGGCGACGGACCTCTACGAGGCGACGCGGGACCGGCTGGCCCGCTTCCTGAACGCGCCCTCGCGGGAGACCATCGTCTTCACCCGCAACGCCACCGAAGCCTTCAATCTGGTGGCCCAGAGCTGGGGCCGTGCCCACCTGAAGGCGGGCGACGTGGTGGTCCTGTCGGAGATGGAGCACCACGCCAACATCGTGCCCTGGCAGTTGCTCCAGGCGCAGACCGGCATTGTGCTGAAGGTCGTGCCCGTGCTGGACGACGGCAGCCTGGACCTGGACGCGCTGGAGGGCCTCCTGCGCGACCCGGCGGTCCGGCTTCTCGCCGTCAGCCATGCCAGCAACGTGCTGGGCACCGTCAACCCGGCCCGCCAGATCGCCCGCATGGCGCATGAGCGGGGCGTGCCGGTGCTGTTCGACGGCAGTCAGGCGGCCGTCCACATGCCGGTGGACGTGCAGGCCATCGACGCCGACTTCTACGTCATGACCGGCCACAAGCTGTACGGCCCGACCGGCATCGGCGCCCTCTACGCCAAGGCGGAACTGCTGGCGGCCATGCCGCCCTGGCAGGGCGGCGGCGACATGATCAGCGCCGTCAGCTTCGCCGGCACCAGCTTCCGCGAGCCGCCCTACCGCTTCGAGGCCGGCACCCCGCCGATCATCGAGGGGGTGGGACTGGGCGCCGCCATCGACTATGTGACGGCGCTGGGCATGGACGCCATCCTGGCGCACGAGCAGCGCCTGCTGGCCCATGCCATGGACCGGCTGTCGGGGATCGAGGGGCTGCGCGTCGTCGGCACCGCCCCCGGCAAGGCGGCCATCATCAGCTTCACCATCGACGGCATCCATCCGCACGATATCGGCACGCTGCTGGACCGGGCCGGCGTGGCCGTGCGGGTCGGCCGGCACTGCGCCGAGCCGCTGATGGACCGGTTCGGGGTGGGCGCCACGGCCCGCGCCTCCTTCGGGCTCTACAACACCGAGGCCGAGGCGGAGGCGCTGGCCGACGCGGTGCGGGCCTGCAAGGAGTTCTTCGGCTGA
- the sufD gene encoding Fe-S cluster assembly protein SufD, protein MASETPALQSYVEQFKAHAATLPGAGLPWLDELRAAGLDRFVKTGFPTPRQESWKFTSLRPLERQSFGLAPALTAPVPAASIPTVAPDGGSHRMVFLGGRYRPDLSDIGGLPPGATLESLGEALVRAPDGVAEHLGRTATLDGHPLLALNLAFLTDGVVLRLARGTVVAKPVELVFLSSDDGLPAAWHPRILVLAEENAEATLVEHHVGLGSATCFSNIVAEIVLGAGARLHHYKIQRESLSTIHLATTTAHVGRDATYDTFILNLGAALSRHEGRSVLEGTGTTCRISGAYAVRGTQHTDITTLIDHAKPRGTSREVVKGVIDGQARAVFQGKIIVRPDAQKTDGYQLNRALLLSDQAEIDSKPELEIYADDVKCSHGATAGELDDAQLFYLRSRGLPLERARALLIAAFLDEALEEIPVEAVREHFKAAVHGWLGER, encoded by the coding sequence ATGGCATCCGAAACCCCCGCTCTCCAGAGCTATGTCGAGCAGTTCAAGGCGCATGCGGCGACGCTGCCCGGCGCCGGCCTGCCCTGGCTGGACGAGCTGCGCGCCGCCGGCCTGGACCGCTTCGTCAAGACCGGCTTCCCCACCCCGCGGCAGGAATCCTGGAAGTTCACCAGCCTGCGCCCGCTGGAGCGGCAGAGCTTCGGCCTCGCCCCGGCGCTGACCGCCCCCGTCCCGGCCGCGTCCATCCCGACCGTGGCGCCGGACGGCGGCAGCCACCGCATGGTCTTCCTGGGCGGCCGCTACCGGCCCGACCTGTCCGACATCGGCGGCCTGCCGCCCGGCGCCACGCTGGAGAGCCTGGGCGAGGCGCTGGTCCGCGCGCCCGACGGCGTGGCCGAACATCTGGGCCGCACGGCGACGCTGGACGGGCACCCTCTGCTGGCGCTCAATCTCGCCTTCCTGACGGACGGCGTCGTGCTGCGGCTGGCCCGCGGCACGGTGGTGGCGAAGCCGGTGGAGCTGGTCTTCCTGAGCAGCGACGACGGCCTGCCCGCCGCCTGGCACCCGCGCATCCTGGTCCTGGCCGAGGAGAACGCCGAGGCGACCCTCGTCGAGCACCATGTCGGGCTGGGCAGCGCCACCTGTTTCAGCAATATCGTGGCGGAGATCGTGCTGGGCGCCGGCGCCCGGCTGCACCACTACAAGATCCAGCGCGAGAGCCTGTCCACCATCCATCTGGCCACGACGACGGCCCATGTCGGCCGCGACGCCACTTACGACACCTTCATCCTGAACCTGGGGGCGGCACTCTCCCGGCACGAGGGGCGCAGCGTGCTGGAGGGCACCGGCACCACCTGCCGCATCAGCGGCGCCTATGCCGTGCGCGGCACGCAGCACACCGACATCACCACCCTGATCGACCACGCCAAGCCGCGCGGCACCAGCCGCGAGGTGGTCAAGGGCGTGATCGACGGGCAGGCCCGCGCCGTCTTCCAGGGCAAGATCATCGTCCGGCCGGACGCGCAGAAGACCGACGGCTACCAGTTGAACCGGGCCCTGCTGCTGTCAGACCAGGCGGAGATCGACAGCAAGCCGGAGCTGGAGATCTATGCCGACGACGTGAAGTGCAGCCACGGCGCCACCGCCGGCGAGCTGGACGACGCGCAGCTCTTCTACCTGCGCTCCCGCGGCCTGCCGCTGGAGCGCGCCCGCGCCCTGCTGATCGCCGCCTTCCTGGACGAGGCGCTGGAGGAAATCCCGGTGGAGGCGGTGCGCGAGCACTTCAAGGCCGCCGTCCATGGCTGGCTGGGGGAGCGCTGA
- the sufC gene encoding Fe-S cluster assembly ATPase SufC, which produces MPLLEIKNLHATVDGKPILKGIDLTIEPGTVHAIMGPNGSGKSTLSYVLAGREGYEVTEGSVLLDGEDLLAKEAEERAAAGVFLAFQYPVEIPGVSNTTFLKEALNALRKAKGEKELDAMQFLKLIRQKAGALNMTDEMIRRAVNVGFSGGEKKRNEVLQMAVLEPKLAILDETDSGLDIDALKIVADGVNSLRRPDRSMLVITHYQRLLDYIVPDVVHVLAHGRIQKTGGKELALELEQKGYAEFGVNEAA; this is translated from the coding sequence ATGCCGCTGCTCGAAATCAAGAACCTGCACGCCACCGTGGACGGCAAGCCGATCCTCAAGGGCATCGACCTGACGATCGAGCCGGGCACCGTGCATGCGATCATGGGGCCCAACGGGTCGGGCAAGAGCACGCTCTCCTACGTTCTGGCCGGGCGCGAGGGCTATGAGGTGACCGAGGGCAGCGTGCTGCTGGACGGCGAGGACCTGCTGGCGAAGGAGGCGGAGGAACGCGCCGCCGCCGGCGTCTTCCTGGCCTTCCAGTACCCGGTGGAGATCCCCGGCGTCAGCAACACCACCTTCCTGAAGGAGGCGCTGAACGCCCTGCGCAAGGCGAAGGGCGAAAAGGAACTGGACGCCATGCAGTTCCTGAAGCTGATCCGGCAGAAGGCCGGCGCGCTGAACATGACGGACGAGATGATCCGGCGCGCCGTCAATGTCGGCTTCTCCGGCGGCGAGAAGAAGCGCAACGAGGTGCTTCAGATGGCGGTGCTGGAGCCGAAGCTGGCCATCCTGGACGAGACCGACAGCGGGCTGGACATCGACGCGCTGAAGATCGTCGCCGACGGCGTGAACAGCCTGCGCCGACCCGACCGTTCCATGCTGGTCATCACCCACTACCAGCGCCTCTTGGACTACATCGTCCCGGACGTCGTGCATGTGCTGGCCCACGGCCGCATCCAGAAGACCGGCGGCAAGGAGCTGGCGCTGGAGCTGGAGCAGAAGGGCTATGCCGAGTTCGGCGTGAACGAGGCCGCCTGA